The following proteins are encoded in a genomic region of Cryptococcus tetragattii IND107 chromosome 4 map unlocalized Ctg15, whole genome shotgun sequence:
- a CDS encoding DNA-directed RNA polymerase I, II, and III subunit rpabc5, whose translation MIIPVRCFSCGKVIGNLWDSYLELLAAGVDEGEAMDKLQLKRYCCRRMVLTHVDLIEKLLMYNPLARDR comes from the exons ATG ATTATCCCCGTCCGTTGCTTCTCCTGCGGTAAGGTAATCGGTAATCTTTGGGACAGCTATCTTGAGCTTCTCGCCGCCGGTGTTGATGAGGG TGAGGCGATGGACAAGTTGCAATT GAAGCGATATTGCTGTCGACGAATGGTCCTCACCCACG TGGATCTTATTGAAAAGCTGTTGATGTACAACC CTCTCGCACGAGATCGATAG